The Mus musculus strain C57BL/6J chromosome Y genomic patch of type FIX, GRCm38.p6 PATCHES MG4213_PATCH genome window below encodes:
- the Gm20815 gene encoding spermiogenesis specific transcript on the Y family member (The RefSeq protein has 2 substitutions compared to this genomic sequence) yields the protein MTSLKKKSRRKPSSQALGNIVGCRISHGWKEGNEPVTHWKAIILGQLPTNPSLYLVKYDGIDSVYGQELHSDERILNLKVLPHKVVFPQVRDVHLASALVGREVQHKFEGKDGSEDNWSGMVLAQVPFLQDYFYISYKKDPVLYVYQLLDDYKEGNLHIIPETPLAEARSGDDNDFLIGSWVQYTRDDGSKKFGKVVYKALANPTVYFIKFLGDLHIYVYTLVSNIT from the coding sequence atgacatcactcaagaagaagagtaggaggaagccttcttcccaggccctggggaatattgttggctgcagaatttctcacgggtggaaggaaggtaatgagcctgtcacccattggaaggccatcattctaggtcaactgccaacaaacccttctctttatttggtgaagtatgacggaattgacagtgtctacggacaggagctccacagcgatgagaggattttaaatcttaaggtcttgcctcacaaagtagtttttcctcaggtgagggatgtccacctcgcaggcgcactggttggcagagaggtacaacacaaatttgaggggaaagatggctctgaggacaactggagtgggatggtgctagcccaggtgccattcttacaggattatttttacatttcctacaagaaggatccggtcctctacgtctatcagctcctggatgactacaaggaaggtaacctccacatcattccagagacccctctggctgaggcgagatcaggtgatgacaatgacttcttaataggttcctgggtgcagtacaccagagatgatggatccaaaaagtttggaaaggttgtttacaaagttctagccaatcctactgtgtactttatcaaatttctcggtgacctccatatctatgtctatactctggtgtcaaatatcacttaa